A section of the Harmonia axyridis chromosome 2, icHarAxyr1.1, whole genome shotgun sequence genome encodes:
- the LOC123674248 gene encoding uncharacterized protein LOC123674248: protein MFILSVAYLTFYLPNSHAKLLLDSLPVCIIEENLFWEVYDRHFDEVNKLKVIILGSANFSADVREFSSYFLRVMSGKEIFFADVKVKYRYINRSKTLPPINLNGPAIVDMDRNVKYFSGSPTYWRRVKYYSADPQHVVIVIVWNVEDLRQALIEDRKFIIHHSRSLYSILFVSSEPFECPLWKFKIGDILNKLWYHFKTLNVIAQTPCSCDQDKIFLLKPFYPTGPSSWGGLDVFPMSTDDRSIHRMLNSMKHMFQYPMKVSIFERLPTATRNLSKFMQQNFIYQNLIHSGGYSGVDGAMLENFSKFMHFNLTIVGCDSRECFGTVYPNGTVTGSLGLVASDRVELSTNARFLKHYNTSKIEFTSITYSDQVCFIVRKASIVPSWMFLYKAFDYPSWLCIFFFLVACIMFSLLMKMLGALLFGKYISFKMRVIIHILLTPNHPNLKKGQAIFTTVYLMYSVIFTGIFQAVMVKLFSVVSRFQEINTIESLLDENYQILSSLDIFTEDQMDITKKLNERVLREFEEKALIRVATSNENYATLERKRDAEYVIESYYTTSEDEPLLHIVAECPVSYFMAYIVPAESPYRKRFDHLISVFREAGLIEYWYDLMVANLILEQKVKQNRGRREKTRPFSLEEVQFPFIILVLGLMLSASIFTMEICMKKRHIIKIVSINKLANTH from the coding sequence ATGTTCATTTTGAGTGTTGCTTACCTGACATTTTACCTTCCGAACTCTCACGCGAAGTTGTTATTGGATAGTCTCCCTGTGTGTATAATAGAAGAGAATTTGTTCTGGGAAGTGTACGATAGGCATTTCGATGAAGTGAATAAACTGAAAGTTATCATATTGGGCAGTGCAAATTTTTCGGCAGATGTGCGTGAATTTTCCAGTTACTTCCTGAGAGTGATGTCAggaaaggaaatattttttgcaGATGTCAAAGTGAAATATCGCTATATCAATCGATCAAAAACACTTCCGCCCATCAATCTTAATGGACCAGCCATCGTTGATATGGATAGAAACGTGAAATATTTCAGTGGTTCTCCAACATACTGGCGAAGGGTCAAGTATTATTCAGCAGATCCACAACATGTAGTTATCGTAATCGTTTGGAATGTAGAAGATTTACGCCAGGCGTTGATTGAAGATCGCAAATTCATCATACACCATTCTAGGTCACTTTATTCAATTCTCTTTGTGTCATCGGAACCTTTTGAATGCCCTTTGTGGAAGTTCAAGATTGGCgatattctgaataaattatGGTATCACTTTAAAACTTTGAATGTTATTGCTCAGACGCCTTGCTCCTGTGACCAGGACAAAATTTTCCTACTGAAACCCTTCTATCCAACTGGTCCATCAAGCTGGGGGGGACTGGATGTATTTCCCATGTCCACTGATGATCGGAGTATACACCGTATgttgaattcaatgaaacatATGTTTCAGTATCCAATGAaagtttcaatatttgaaagattGCCAACGGCTACGAGGAACCTTTCGAAGTTTATGCAGCAGAACTTTATTTACCAAAATTTGATTCACTCAGGTGGCTACTCTGGTGTCGATGGTGCTATGTTGGAAAATTTTTCCAAGTTCATGCATTTCAATCTGACAATTGTTGGATGTGACAGCAGGGAATGCTTTGGAACTGTTTATCCTAATGGAACTGTAACTGGCAGCTTAGGATTGGTCGCTTCAGACCGAGTTGAACTTTCTACGAATGCACGATTTCTGAAACACTATAATACATCTAAAATCGAATTCACTTCAATAACTTATAGCGACCAAGTATGCTTTATTGTGCGAAAAGCTTCTATTGTTCCTAGCTGGATGTTCTTATACAAAGCTTTCGATTATCCTTCGTGGTTATGTATTTTCTTCTTTCTGGTGGCTTGCATAATGTTCTCACTCCTGATGAAAATGCTGGGCGCCTtattattcggaaaatatattaGTTTCAAGATGAGAGTTATTATCCATATACTCCTTACACCTAACCATCCAAATCTGAAGAAAGGACAGGCAATTTTTACAACAGTGTATCTCATGTACTCCGTTATTTTCACTGGAATTTTTCAGGCAGTTATGGTGAAGCTATTCTCAGTAGTATCGAGATTCCAGGAAATTAACACAATAGAGTCTTTGCTGGATGAAAACTATCAAATCCTGAGTTCACTGGATATTTTCACAGAAGATCAAATGGATATCACCAAAAAGTTGAATGAAAGAGTTCTCAGAGAGTTTGAAGAGAAAGCCCTCATTAGAGTAGCCACAAGTAATGAAAATTATGCGACACTAGAGAGGAAACGGGATGCAGAATATGTCATAGAATCATATTACACAACTTCCGAAGATGAACCTTTGTTGCATATAGTAGCTGAATGTCCTGTTTCTTATTTTATGGCATATATCGTTCCAGCTGAGTCCCCCTATAGAAAAAGATTCGATCATCTCATTTCCGTTTTTAGGGAAGCTGGATTGATAGAGTATTGGTATGATTTAATGGTGGCCAATCTCATTCTTGAACAAAAAGTAAAGCAAAATCGCGGTCGACGGGAGAAAACAAGACCTTTTTCTTTGGAAGAAGTTCAATTTcctttcattattttagtgcttGGTTTGATGTTATCGGCTTCCATATTCACAATGGAGATATGCATGAAGAAGAGACATATTATAAAGATTGTATCAATCAATAAATTAGCGAATACTCATTAA